One segment of Scomber scombrus chromosome 3, fScoSco1.1, whole genome shotgun sequence DNA contains the following:
- the cd8a gene encoding T-cell surface glycoprotein CD8 alpha chain, which produces MDQKWIHLLMILVFYQGMSSGVGEDVTPEEGKSVEITCSPTLVGTLIIWFRILNTSGIEFIASFAPGSDIPKTSISDSFSTSKARNRILTLKSFNKQKDGGIYTCASLKGNTLDFGKLTRLVVEKDKIVTEAPAATTTTKKDEAKTTTACVCKTPKSAGGSGFSTFCNPIILGALAGSCGLLLLLLIIISVHCSRIRTRRCPHHYKRKPRTPAPGKQMMANRHV; this is translated from the exons ATGGACCAAAAGTGGATTCATCTGCTGATGATTCTGGTGTTTTATCAAG GGATGAGCTCAGGAGTTGGTGAAGACGTGACACCAGAGGAAGGGAAGTCGGTTGAAATAACGTGTTCTCCTACTTTGGTGGGCACCTTGATCATCTGGTTTCGAATCCTGAACACATCTGGCATTGAATTCATAGCATCTTTCGCACCCGGCAGCGACATTCCGAAGACAAGCATCTCTGACAGCTTCAGTACCTCAAAGGCTCGCAATAGAATACTAACCCTGAAGTCATTCAACAAACAGAAAGACGGCGGCATTTACACCTGTGCGTCTCTCAAGGGTAACACATTGGATTTTGGCAAATTAACCCGACTGGTTGTAG aaaaagataaaatcGTGACTGAAGCACCGGCGgcgaccaccaccaccaaaaaaGATGAAGCCAAGACCACCACAGCGTGCGTTTGTAAAACTCCTAAGTCAG CAGGGGGAAGCGGTTTTTCCACCTTTTGTAATCCAATCATACTGGGCGCACTGGCTGGCAGCTGCGGCCTTCTTCTGCtgctcctcatcatcatcagcgTGCACTGCAGTC GAATAAGGACCCGGAGATGCCCACACCATTACAAAAGAAA GCCCCGGACGCCAGCTCCTGGAAAACAAATGATGGCCAACAGACACGTTTAA